From a region of the Actinomadura luzonensis genome:
- a CDS encoding DUF4429 domain-containing protein: MAEIAVPDGSWTFNGEILRIVPGSGKEIHELRRTLGAVAVPREAVAGVTFEPARKGGHLRLRLRKGADPLSDAVAGALGPPADPYRLAIPRTRAGAAEYFADEVRDTLEIYQQPAGPCDGYLLPGPDLPISATAGDGTAIFDGERVRLEWTGFASAEKEQAGPQEYPLAQITGVEWKPQSGMGYGTLRFRVKGEGPARQPQKDPRCVSWGIQRFGGTTALVAAAVLARIPREAPEPPPPPVADDAHDAVLRRLAELGELHRAGVLTDEEFASAKQAVIRRLHET; the protein is encoded by the coding sequence ATGGCCGAGATCGCCGTCCCCGACGGGTCGTGGACCTTCAACGGTGAGATCCTGCGCATCGTGCCCGGCAGCGGCAAGGAGATCCACGAGCTGCGCCGCACGCTGGGCGCGGTCGCCGTGCCGCGCGAGGCCGTCGCGGGGGTGACCTTCGAGCCCGCCCGCAAGGGCGGCCACCTGCGCTTACGGCTGCGCAAGGGGGCCGACCCGCTGTCCGACGCGGTGGCCGGGGCGCTCGGGCCGCCCGCCGACCCGTACCGGCTGGCGATCCCGAGGACCCGGGCCGGCGCGGCCGAGTACTTCGCCGACGAGGTGCGCGACACGCTGGAGATCTACCAGCAGCCCGCCGGCCCGTGCGACGGCTACCTGCTGCCCGGCCCCGACCTCCCTATCTCGGCCACCGCCGGCGACGGCACGGCGATCTTCGACGGGGAGCGGGTGCGGCTGGAGTGGACCGGCTTCGCGAGCGCCGAGAAGGAGCAGGCGGGGCCGCAGGAATACCCGCTGGCGCAGATCACGGGCGTGGAGTGGAAGCCGCAGTCCGGCATGGGCTACGGCACGCTGCGCTTCCGCGTCAAGGGCGAGGGGCCCGCGCGGCAGCCGCAGAAGGACCCGCGCTGCGTGTCGTGGGGCATCCAGCGCTTCGGCGGCACGACCGCGCTGGTCGCCGCGGCGGTGCTGGCGCGCATCCCGCGCGAGGCGCCTGAGCCGCCGCCGCCGCCGGTCGCCGACGACGCCCACGACGCGGTGCTGCGCCGCCTGGCGGAGCTGGGCGAGCTGCACCGCGCGGGCGTGCTGACGGACGAGGAGTTCGCCTCGGCCAAGCAGGCCGTGATCCGCCGCCTGCACGAGACCTGA
- a CDS encoding HD domain-containing protein, whose amino-acid sequence MEIFTSWPSWREAEGPLIQALPAPTVDAVREAFAFARRCHGVQQRPTGRPYVEHLLEALEVAVAGAGLREQEVLVAVVLHDVLEDTPCTERELARRFGARVAELVRWVSRPRGTAKADHLAALVKAPAQAVLVKLADRASNVQELQRMPWRFQRRYYLETVAYVLPLAGAHPWFAEWYGEWRRLWRRVERWPG is encoded by the coding sequence ATGGAGATCTTCACGAGCTGGCCCTCCTGGCGGGAGGCCGAGGGCCCGCTGATCCAGGCGCTGCCCGCCCCCACCGTGGACGCGGTGCGCGAGGCGTTCGCGTTCGCCCGCCGCTGCCACGGGGTCCAGCAGCGGCCGACGGGGCGGCCGTACGTGGAGCATCTGCTGGAGGCGCTGGAGGTGGCGGTGGCCGGCGCCGGGCTGCGCGAGCAGGAGGTGCTGGTCGCCGTCGTGCTGCACGACGTGCTGGAGGACACGCCGTGCACCGAGCGGGAGCTGGCGCGGCGCTTCGGCGCGCGGGTGGCCGAGCTGGTGCGGTGGGTGAGCAGGCCGCGTGGCACGGCCAAGGCCGACCACCTGGCCGCGCTGGTCAAGGCGCCGGCGCAGGCCGTGCTGGTCAAGCTGGCCGACCGGGCGAGCAACGTGCAGGAGCTCCAGCGCATGCCGTGGCGGTTCCAGCGGCGCTACTACCTGGAGACGGTGGCGTACGTGCTGCCGCTGGCCGGCGCCCACCCGTGGTTTGCGGAGTGGTACGGCGAGTGGCGTCGCCTCTGGCGGCGTGTGGAGCGCTGGCCGGGCTGA
- a CDS encoding FadR/GntR family transcriptional regulator produces MTAVPRPAARPARTSRAVEAQEGVKDLIVRRGLVAGDPLPTESELMEELQVSRNSVREALKALQAVGIVEIRHGFGMFVGRMSLAGLVDELAFHSRITLQNGKNHLAHLIEIREILESGLVQRLIALGPEAELGPVADVIARMDAEAEQGLVSPETDRLFHDLLYRPLGNPLVSQLLGAFWDVYYQLRDHLGAPDEPPADVARRHRDIYAAVLAGDGPAATAAVVAHFRGVRNRLARMHG; encoded by the coding sequence ATGACCGCAGTCCCGCGTCCCGCCGCGCGGCCGGCCAGGACCAGCCGGGCCGTCGAGGCCCAGGAGGGCGTCAAGGACCTCATCGTCCGGCGCGGGCTGGTGGCGGGGGATCCGCTGCCCACGGAGTCCGAGCTGATGGAGGAGCTCCAGGTCAGCCGCAACTCCGTGCGGGAGGCGCTGAAGGCGTTGCAGGCGGTCGGCATCGTCGAGATCCGGCACGGCTTCGGCATGTTCGTCGGCCGCATGTCCCTGGCCGGGCTCGTGGACGAGCTGGCCTTCCACAGCCGCATCACGCTGCAGAACGGCAAGAACCACCTGGCGCACCTCATCGAGATCCGCGAGATCCTGGAGTCCGGGCTCGTCCAGCGGCTCATCGCGCTCGGTCCGGAGGCCGAGCTCGGCCCGGTCGCCGACGTCATCGCCCGCATGGACGCCGAGGCCGAGCAGGGCCTGGTCTCGCCCGAGACCGACCGGCTCTTCCACGACCTGCTCTACCGGCCGCTCGGCAACCCCCTCGTCTCCCAGCTCCTCGGCGCGTTCTGGGACGTCTACTACCAGCTCCGCGACCACCTGGGCGCGCCGGACGAACCCCCCGCCGACGTGGCCAGGCGGCACCGCGACATCTACGCGGCGGTGCTCGCGGGCGACGGGCCGGCCGCGACCGCCGCCGTCGTGGCCCACTTCCGCGGGGTGCGCAACCGGCTGGCCCGCATGCACGGCTGA
- a CDS encoding ABC transporter substrate-binding protein, with protein MSSEFSRRDFLRYSGATGAAAFVAATLAACSGGPASTGSVGAGSNKDLITAVIGYGNDQSWDPTQTASAFAMAGIQHVYEGLLDTDPITREPYPALATALPSDLNATSWTFTLREGAKWHDGQPVTADDVVFTFQRVLDPEANVLVGNFFRAWLQEVKKTGERTVELVLKFPFPDAAPRLTIAKIMPKHVFGQPGAWDQAKGGKAVGSGPYKLVQHNPKSNTAFEAFDGYNGPRPATVRKMNWLTIVDASARVAKISGGSAEAQIADNIPYANVDQLKQQGLSVEGGKGMNHMFLMFNTAAKPFDDVRVRQALHYAIDKRKIIDVALKGHGTASSSFLNEGHPDHQRASVVYDYDPDKAKALLKEAGVSGLTVNLMAVNVSWIADCLPTIASSWEAVGVKTTLEPQDTAALFTKMDQFQDYQVVAAASNPNQFGMDADLILHYNYVPGGLWMKYSHWDGTDDAKKLFAMMDEASKETDPARKRDLIHKYLDLVAEKAVLYPVVHNELMTAWDPKKISGVRAQPYPGINLLQAKRT; from the coding sequence GTGAGCTCTGAGTTCAGCCGCCGCGACTTCCTGCGCTACAGCGGAGCGACAGGTGCGGCGGCGTTCGTCGCGGCCACCCTCGCCGCCTGTTCCGGAGGTCCGGCCTCGACCGGCTCCGTCGGCGCCGGTTCGAACAAGGACCTGATCACCGCGGTCATCGGCTACGGCAACGACCAGAGCTGGGACCCGACGCAGACCGCCTCGGCCTTCGCCATGGCCGGCATCCAGCACGTCTACGAGGGCCTGCTCGACACCGACCCGATCACCCGCGAGCCGTACCCGGCGCTCGCCACCGCGCTGCCGTCCGACCTCAACGCCACGAGCTGGACGTTCACCCTGCGCGAGGGCGCCAAGTGGCACGACGGGCAGCCGGTCACCGCCGACGACGTCGTCTTCACCTTCCAGCGGGTGCTGGACCCGGAGGCGAACGTCCTGGTCGGCAACTTCTTCCGCGCCTGGCTCCAGGAGGTGAAGAAGACCGGCGAGCGGACCGTGGAGCTGGTGCTCAAGTTCCCCTTCCCCGACGCCGCGCCCCGGCTCACCATCGCCAAGATCATGCCGAAGCACGTGTTCGGCCAGCCGGGAGCCTGGGACCAGGCCAAGGGCGGCAAGGCGGTGGGGTCGGGGCCGTACAAGCTGGTCCAGCACAACCCGAAGTCCAACACCGCCTTCGAGGCGTTCGACGGCTACAACGGCCCCCGCCCGGCCACCGTCAGGAAGATGAACTGGCTGACCATCGTGGACGCCTCCGCGCGGGTCGCCAAGATCTCCGGCGGCTCGGCGGAGGCGCAGATCGCCGACAACATCCCGTACGCCAACGTCGACCAGCTCAAGCAGCAGGGCCTGAGCGTCGAGGGCGGCAAGGGCATGAACCACATGTTCCTGATGTTCAACACCGCCGCCAAGCCCTTCGACGACGTACGGGTCCGCCAGGCGCTGCACTACGCGATCGACAAGCGGAAAATAATCGACGTGGCGCTGAAGGGCCACGGCACGGCCTCCAGCTCCTTCCTCAACGAGGGCCACCCCGACCACCAGCGGGCCTCGGTCGTCTACGACTACGACCCCGACAAGGCCAAGGCCCTGCTCAAGGAGGCGGGCGTCAGCGGCCTCACGGTCAACCTCATGGCCGTCAACGTGAGCTGGATCGCCGACTGCCTGCCCACCATCGCCTCCTCCTGGGAGGCCGTCGGCGTCAAGACGACGCTGGAGCCGCAGGACACCGCCGCGCTGTTCACCAAGATGGACCAGTTCCAGGACTACCAGGTGGTGGCCGCCGCCTCGAACCCCAACCAGTTCGGCATGGACGCCGACCTCATCCTGCACTACAACTACGTGCCCGGCGGCCTGTGGATGAAGTACAGCCACTGGGACGGCACCGACGACGCCAAGAAACTCTTCGCCATGATGGACGAGGCGAGCAAGGAGACCGACCCGGCCAGGAAGCGCGACCTGATCCACAAGTACCTGGACCTGGTCGCCGAGAAGGCCGTGCTCTACCCGGTCGTCCACAACGAGCTGATGACCGCCTGGGACCCGAAGAAGATCTCCGGCGTCCGCGCCCAGCCCTACCCCGGCATCAACCTGCTGCAGGCCAAGAGGA